The Pseudobacteroides sp. genomic interval AGAAAAACAAATGTGCGTCTATTGAGGACGGTGACAAGGGTATGAATAAGGACTCAACCTATCTACTGGTAGATACTTCAGTGCTTCCAGAGGTTTTTTCCAAGGTAATTGAGGTAAAACAGATACTTGGTAAGGGAAAGGTCAAATCTATTAATGAGGCTGTAAAAGAGGTTGGAATAAGCAGAAGTGCTTTTTATAAGTATAAGGACTTTGTTTTTCCTTTCTATGAAACCTCAAGGGGTAAAGTTATGACCTTGTTTTTTGTAGTTGAAGACTTATCGGGCATCTTATCTGGTATAATTAATCAGATAGCATTAGCAAAAGCCAATATATTGACAATAAATCAAAACATACCCATCAATGGTCTTGCTGACGTAACGATATCCATTGAAACAGCGGGTATGGTTAAGGATATTAAAGAACTTATGGACGAAATTGGAAGAATAGAGGGAGTTCGGCGTCAGGAAATCCTG includes:
- a CDS encoding ACT domain-containing protein, which encodes MNKDSTYLLVDTSVLPEVFSKVIEVKQILGKGKVKSINEAVKEVGISRSAFYKYKDFVFPFYETSRGKVMTLFFVVEDLSGILSGIINQIALAKANILTINQNIPINGLADVTISIETAGMVKDIKELMDEIGRIEGVRRQEILARE